AGCAGTAACGTActttgttttaatcaataaGGCAACTGAGGCTGTATCCTGAATAATATcattattaataataataataataataaataacttttctatagcgcgagtcccatcaattggctccaggcgctttacaaattcattatagaataaactagcacaaatcaacaagcatacaaagcatacatttaactgagacataacaccaagaacccaagcactaagcaaaacttagcgtacaatgttaaaagtacacacacacacacacacacacacacacacacgcacgcacgcacgcgcacacacaaagataccattgacaaagagaccataaagcacatacagggtatTGTGGGTATGAAAGCTTTGTGCAccgtaaaatatttttttacccttgaacatttcttcTGAATTCCATCTTCTAATTTTTGTATCTCTGTATTTGTGAACAACAAACTTGCCTAATGATGTTTGCCTTTCCATTTTGTGTGTATAAAACtaaatgaaatggtgtgtgtgtgttcattgcaTGGTGCTCATACAttttatgtgggttttttttgtgggAGAATTAAAGTTTTGATTTGCATCACTGAtttctttgtgttggtgttCCTGTGAGACTGTGGGGTCAAAGACAAGCATTTGACctagggtgtgagtgtgtgtgtgcattgctcCTCAAGCATCATGATGTATGAATTGTCTTTTTTTGTCTCAATATAATGACATATATAATTTCATGCGGCTTTCCTACTAAGACAGAGAAGtgaatcaaatgaaacataatgCATGTGGGACGTACAATAAAAAATCTATATAATTGTAATCATGTGAGGTGTTAAAAACGTGCATAAATCCCTTCAATTAACAAGATGTTATGGTTTGAGTACCTGAACCAACCTTGTTATTTTTTCCGTTTTAAAGCCAGGCGAGGCTTCTTAATCCTCACCTtaaatgctaaaattcgttttTGGCTGCGTGCTGCCCCTGCAATCCGCCAAGGCCTAGGCGGCCCTTGGACCCCggcagtaaaaaaaaagttcagtcgCAGGCAAAATTCAGACTCCCACCCATGTAGTGTAAAGCCATTAATCACAGTCATAAGTTTGTTTTCatattctgtttgtttgtaaattCAGTTCATTGATCTCTGTTTTGGTCTTTGCTTTGTTGCTTTGGTTGAAAAAAGTGACCTCTCCTTCTGAGAAAGCTACCTCtcttgtgtggtgtgtgaattTAATTAAACAAATCATGAAATGTATGCATTGGCAGCTAGTGCttccttccctttgtttatcaaagaccaaaaggcattattcaaagaaaagtcaTACTCAACTTATATGATGCAATCAAGCACACAAAATGTAGCACATATAACATAGCACAGTTGTTCCAAAGAAATATAAGAGCATCCCTtgtaccccccaaaaaaacaaaaaaaaacacacaccttgCTTACCATCATAATGATTGGGATAGGCAGACACTGTGTACATTGAAACTGGAGATGTATTCAAATATGCTGTACCATATTACCAGGTTTTTCACAtatgcacacaagcacacatttaGTGCTAATTTTTGCATTAACTGACTTTAATCCTTTCAAATTCTTACACCCTCTGTATGAAAATTATGGTACCTCCTGTTGATCTTGTACATGTGCCACCAGGACAAGTTGTTCACAACCATTACTTAAACTGTTTCCAATGATGAAAAAAGTGTTGAACACAAAAATATGTCATTTTGTTCTCAGTATTTACACATTCTCAAGCAAGTAATAAAAAATTGTTCTGCGCTTCTGCCCATATATATAGCTATTGAATATAATCTTTCTCTCATAGAACACACTTGGgacatatacatacatgcatCTTCAATTTCTGTGACACTGGGTGTTCCCAATGACACAAGAATGGCCGGTCACAATGAGTTAACAGTCAATAATGTTAACAATAAACCTGTTAAGATGCAGGCGGCATATCATAATGAATTTGATACTGAATGCTGTTGGTGGCTTTTGTATTGACAATAAAATATAAAGAACGCAAAAGTTTACGGAATACACAGAAATTATCAAGCGAGTTTGTTAATGGATTTTACTTTACAATAATATAACATACTAAAGAAAAGAATTAAGTGCAAATACAATTTCCACTCAGTAAGTTACATTTTTGTGCAAACTGACCCAAACTAAATGTTAACTGGTCCCTTGACTCCTACTTACAGTTACCAAATACCTACCCTGAACCCAACTATATACATGCATAGCCATAGATGTTTGGCATGATGATGTCTGATGGTGtgcttggggtgtgtgtggaggggggggaatGCATAAATATAGCCACACACATACCCAAACCAACTATACTGTTTCAACTTTAACACGGTACattgaagaagaagacaatCAAGCAACAATTAAGTTACGCATGAGTGTTGTCAACGTTACTTAAATTGTAAGGGTAAACTTCACTAGCACCAGTTAAAATGGCAAACTGAAGCGCTCGATCGTTTGTTCAGAACGACGTCCGACTGAAGTCAGTGTTTATTTTTCCAAGGTTCGTAAGTAAGAAAAATAGCAGTTGGTATGATTTTGTCTAATGCATCTGTTTTATTACAACCAACTATTGATATTTTAAACATACGTTGATCATTGTAGTCCATCAATTATCATTTAatcatcgcattctaagaaagagcaaaaTTCTCACTCTGCGCGCGGTTCATTTCCAGAATCGCGTAGCGCgaagttggaattccaacaatggcggccatagttggaattccaacaaagcgcaggtcatttccggaaaagcgccgctGACTAGATGGGACGCAACATAGAGCAATGagcattacctcccttgctgACACTGCCGCCTGAACGACAGTTTATCTCCAGCAATCATTTAaaaaatcaatggcagtttgaCTGTTTTAACGATTTATGGAAAGTACATTTTAGCTTAAGACATCAATCATATTTACTGACTTTTATTTTCCCTCGTTTTATTTATTAACTGCGGGGTACATACCTTGGTGTCGTTGTCCCAGCAACACCGACGTAAATATTTAGCGCTAACCTCACGTCCATCTTGAATGGGTTTCTCGTTACCGTGGATGCCAGACGACAAGTGCCCGAGTTGATATAGCTTTCAGAAACCAAAATGGCAGCAGTTCTTCCCCAGCAGTCAAATGCTGGCACGTACACATTCGCTAGTCAGCCCAGAGCTGTCAAGCAAAGGAAAAAATACCGCGATCCTCTCCAGCAAACAGAGTGAGTTTGATTTTGATGTCATGTCTTTGGATGTTATTGATTATTTTTCTTGTTGTCATGTACGGAAAATCAAGCCGATCATCAGCAAATTGCGTGTTTTGAATtgaaatgtgtttgttttgtgaaaAGCAGACATTGACACTTTCGTCTATTGTACTTTCAAACGAACAATTCTCATTTGGGTACATGTTTATTCCTCTAAAACTCGGCCAGGTTGCCCTTTCTCTCAGTTTAAGACGTGAGATTATTGGTTGTTATCTTGACTGCATTGCTTTTTGGGGCAGTTGTTTTCTGATTGATTGGAGCTCAGCTGCATGCTAAATACTCGTCTCAGAGTTTAATACCTTCCTGTGTTATCATTTATCAGTAAACATGTTCTTTTGCTCGTTCAAACACTTTGTGTAAGAAGGTTGAGCATACCTGAGACTCAGCTGCAAGTTACTTGTTCCTTGAtttttacagtggtacctgcaatgaaagAATACCATCAGTACTAGTCAAGAGTGTGTGTCCCTAAATTGAGGGTTGCCTGTCATAACAGGTAGGCTATACTTTGGTAAGCAATAATAGAGAAAGGGGCCCTAGACAACGTCCTTTCATGGGaagtgtcctctcatcagagctGAGAGGGGCCTCTAAATTGCAGCTAACACTGTGCATCAGACTTGTTTAGCAATAGTTTATGTTGTATGCAtaaccagtttgtttgtttgaaaagaTGTACTGGTAAAATgtgacatattttttttaaattcttgaaTTTACTTTTATTTGTGATTTTTGGCAGTCTTTGTCTGTGTATGCATGCATACATTTAAATATGGCAATTGATTTTGTAACATATGGACTTTGCAGAGTGGGCGAAGAGGATGCTACAGGCATGTATGGCAACATCATGTATGATAGACGCATTGTGCGCGGAAACACATATGCTCAACACACACTTCCCGCAGTAAGTATTTGCAACTATCAGCCGTGTCAAGGAATACAAAcaaagacagatacacacacacacaaacatcaattCCTGATCATTACACATCTCTTGACAGACCATTACAGCATCCCTTCACCAACAGCCCCTCCCAAACCTCCCTGACTCccccatttctttttctttctgcagTCACCACTTTTGTTCAGCAAAGTTTTAAATTTACACTGGTCATTTATTCCTTTCCTTATTGCTAAAAATAGGTTGGTGGTTAACATGTTACTTGCTGAAATAAACTTAAAAAATTGTACAGTCAGGTAAAGGGATAAAAATGAAACAGTGACTCAAGAATTTTGTCTGTTCCTCAGGGATTGTGCTCACTGCAAAATTCTgcataaatataaaaattatgacaTTTTTGGATGCTGTAAGCATGTTAGCCTTATTGCTGTGTAACATGTCTTGCTTTGTGTCAGCTAGTGCAAATCACTTGAAGTGATTGCGATGCTGGATCTATTTTGATGTTCTCATTTTGCTTGTTTCTTCCCAGCATGCTCAACCAGACCCCATCGAGATCCAAAGGCAGCAGGAGAACCGACGCAGGGCCATCGCTCGCAAGCGAGCAAAAGATCAGTTGAGGCCAAGGTCACCCGATCCAGTGGAAGGACGCAAACACATCGATGTTCAGACAGAGCTTTACCTGGAGGAGCTCAGCGACCGTGTGGAGGAGGCTGATGTGGAATGCCAAACAGACGCTTTTTTGGACCGCCCTCCTTCCCCTCTCTTCATCCAAGCCAAAACCGGTGTGGACATTGCCACACAGATTATAGAGGGCGATGTAAGTGCTGTGCTTATGTTTCCCAGTTACTTGCTATTTGGGGGCAGGACGGAATGAGAAGATTAAGTGTTGAGCAAATAGTGATTATCCTTGtgtcttttatttttgtgtgtgttttcccccATGCATGTCGAATCACACGATTCACACAGTTAGAAGGTTACTGGCAATGAGAAATCTTACTGGCAGATTAATCTGGATATATTTAGAGTGAGAAACCTTATTTCAGTGGAAAAAGACCCAGGAGCATGGGGGTGGGCTGAGGCCGGGTTAAGTATCTATAAGAAGGGGAGAGATATATATCTCTTTGTGGAAATCTTGTACAATTTGTATGATTTGTAGAAATTCCCACTATCCAAGAAAAAAGTTTGACCATTAACATCTCCCATGTCCTAATTTTTGTCTCTTCACCACCAATCACCAAAGCTTTTTTCAAAACCACCTCTTTTGTGTGCGAGCAGCTGTTCGACTTTGACGTGGAGGTGAAGCCCATCCTGGAGGTGATCGTGGGCAAGACAGTGGAGCAGTCCTTGCTGGAGGtgatggaggaggaggagctgGCCAACTTGCGGCAGCAGCAGCGGGCCTTCGAAGAACTCCGCAACGCCGAGCTGGTTGAGCAGCAGAGGCTGGAGGAGCAGGAACGCAGACACCGAGAGGAGAAGGTGGGTAGGATGTGAGagaggaaaaagaaagaagaggatAGGGGAGGAAGAAAGGTGGGAAGTGTGTGAAAGTTCTGTGTGGGGGTTAAGAGAGCTAGAGACAGAAATgtaaagagggggggggggtgccttGGGTGGAAGAAGGGGGCACAGGGGTGCAGGGGAGAGAAGATTTAATAATAACTTACTGTTATCAAAAAAGGTGTAACTGAATGTGGGCCGTtttgcatgtgtctgtgtcttgtctctctttgaaataaataaatagtgtAATTGATTAATTATTTAATTTTAGAGACATATTGCTAAACACGAACTAATGCTCCTCCTTTTATTGTGACTGCAGGAGAGGAGGATGAAACAGCAACGAGAAGTTCTGCGCAAGGAGAAGGAGACCGCAGAGAAAATTGCAGCACGTGCCTTTGCCCAGAGCTACCTCGCAGATCTTGTGCCTTCCGTTTTCGGCACGCTTTCGGATAATGGATACTTCTATGACCCAGTGGAAAGAGGTAAGCATTCTGAAAGCTATTGCATTTTGTAGGCAGTCTGTAATACATATTTTGTTTTAAGATTTCCTTCAAATATGTTTGTACTCAACCCTCGGTAAAAAGTGAAAACGTCAAGTTAACTT
The sequence above is a segment of the Littorina saxatilis isolate snail1 linkage group LG3, US_GU_Lsax_2.0, whole genome shotgun sequence genome. Coding sequences within it:
- the LOC138962392 gene encoding radial spoke head protein 3 homolog B-like, giving the protein MAAVLPQQSNAGTYTFASQPRAVKQRKKYRDPLQQTEVGEEDATGMYGNIMYDRRIVRGNTYAQHTLPAHAQPDPIEIQRQQENRRRAIARKRAKDQLRPRSPDPVEGRKHIDVQTELYLEELSDRVEEADVECQTDAFLDRPPSPLFIQAKTGVDIATQIIEGDLFDFDVEVKPILEVIVGKTVEQSLLEVMEEEELANLRQQQRAFEELRNAELVEQQRLEEQERRHREEKERRMKQQREVLRKEKETAEKIAARAFAQSYLADLVPSVFGTLSDNGYFYDPVERDVEQGFLPWLMEQVEDQLERNQHGRMVLDGMLREVVAKRIELYRKLEEMAPSQGPGSHSASAIFGDKLSGELAATATTTESEEGEKPAEEAAEQPPATEGTEEAGEAPEQTPADEEAPAADE